A genomic segment from Pectinophora gossypiella chromosome 27, ilPecGoss1.1, whole genome shotgun sequence encodes:
- the LOC126378879 gene encoding single-minded homolog 1 isoform X2 yields MKEKSKNAARSRREKENAEFLELAKLLPLPSAITSQLDKASVIRLTTSYLKMRQVFPDGLGDAWGAAPPPPQPRELSIRELGSHLLQTLDGFIFVVAPDGKIMYISETASVHLGLSQVELTGNSIYEYIHQADHEEMNAVLSLQHPHSYLGHQYPSLGYPVGGSWGPTVDIECERAFFIRMKCVLAKRNAGLTTSGYKVIHCSGYLRARRFGEGSAPLGLVAVGHSLPPSAVTELKLHSNMFMFRASLDMRLIFLDARVASLTGYEPQDLIEKTLYHYIHGTDVLHMRYSHCTLLTKGQVTSRYYRFLTKAGGWVWMQSYATIVHNSRSSRPHCIVSVNYVLSDIEEKHLILNVDQGPPKHDVPAPSHVTPPPQPVRHTEKLNHIINENEFSTDSSGGYNYPEYSLPVIPPAYEPEEYNHNGTYQELFYNENYPEQEVLPNNYVYPQNQRPFSASSSSCSSVESSEVNQYNNYTNLISFYGHNGQQNGRPIENFQGSFGKMTPSPSVQEGGYTSVIVDNTQQFHHHGGSVNEFVH; encoded by the exons ATGAAAGAGAAGAGCAAAAACGCGGCGCGGTCCCGGCGCGAGAAGGAGAACGCAGAGTTCTTAGAGCTGGCGAAGTTACTACCACTTCCATCCGCCATCACCAGCCAGCTGGACAAGGCCTCCGTCATCCGGCTCACCACCAGCTACCTCAAGATGCGGCAGGTCTTCCCGGACG GTCTAGGCGACGCGTGGGGCGCGGCGCCTCCCCCGCCGCAGCCGCGGGAGCTGTCTATCAGGGAGCTGGGCTCACACCTACTGCAGACTCTCGACGGCTTCATCTTCGTCGTGGCTCCTGACGGCAAGATTATGTACATCAGTGAGACTGCTTCGGTGCACTTAGGGCTCAGTCAG GTGGAGCTGACTGGGAACTCCATCTACGAGTACATCCACCAGGCTGACCACGAGGAGATGAACGCTGTGCTCAGTCTGCAGCATCCACACTCCTACCTTGGACACCAGTACCCCTCACTGGG ATACCCAGTGGGTGGGTCGTGGGGACCAACTGTGGACATCGAATGTGAGCGAGCATTCTTCATCCGAATGAAGTGTGTGCTGGCCAAGAGGAACGCTGGTCTCACCACATCAGGGTATAAG GTAATCCACTGCTCGGGCTATCTGCGCGCGCGCCGGTTCGGTGAAGGCTCGGCACCGCTGGGGCTGGTCGCGGTGGGACACTCCCTCCCCCCCTCCGCCGTCACCGAGCTCAAACTCCACTCCAACATGTTCATGTTCCGAGCATCCCTGGACATGAGGCTCATATTCCTCGACGCCAG GGTGGCCTCGCTGACGGGGTACGAGCCCCAGGACCTGATAGAGAAGACCCTCTACCACTACATCCACGGGACAGACGTTCTGCACATGCGCTACTCACACTGTACAT TATTAACTAAAGGTCAAGTCACATCGCGTTACTACCGCTTCCTCACCAAGGCGGGCGGCTGGGTGTGGATGCAGAGTTACGCGACCATCGTGCACAACTCGCGCTCCTCGCGGCCACACTGCATCGTCTCCGTCAACTACGTGTTAAG CGACATAGAAGAAAAGCACCTAATACTGAACGTAGACCAGGGTCCGCCCAAGCACGACGTGCCGGCACCATCACACGTGACTCCACCACCACAACCAGTACGACACACTGAGAAGCTCAACCACATCATAAATGAGAACGAATTCAGCACAGACTCGAGCGGCGGTTACAACTACCCCGAGTACTCTCTACCAGTCATACCGCCAGCCTACGAACCTGAGGAGTACAACCACAACGGGACCTACCAAGAACTGTTCTACAACGAGAACTATCCCGAACAAGAAGTCCTCCCGAACAACTACGTCTATCCCCAGAACCAACGGCCTTTCTCAGCTAGTTCTTCCTCGTGCAGTTCCGTGGAGAGTTCCGAAGTGAACCAGTATAACAATTATACTAATTTGATATCTTTTTATGGGCATAACGGGCAGCAGAATGGGAGACCCATTGAGAACTTTCAAGGAAGTTTCGGGAAAATGACGCCGAGTCCTTCAGTACAGGAAGGTGGGTACACCAGTGTGATTGTGGACAATACGCAACAGTTCCATCACCATGGAGGGAGTGTTAATGAGTTTGTGCATTGA
- the LOC126378879 gene encoding single-minded homolog 1 isoform X1, with the protein MKISACRKESARHQPLDAAAIMKEKSKNAARSRREKENAEFLELAKLLPLPSAITSQLDKASVIRLTTSYLKMRQVFPDGLGDAWGAAPPPPQPRELSIRELGSHLLQTLDGFIFVVAPDGKIMYISETASVHLGLSQVELTGNSIYEYIHQADHEEMNAVLSLQHPHSYLGHQYPSLGYPVGGSWGPTVDIECERAFFIRMKCVLAKRNAGLTTSGYKVIHCSGYLRARRFGEGSAPLGLVAVGHSLPPSAVTELKLHSNMFMFRASLDMRLIFLDARVASLTGYEPQDLIEKTLYHYIHGTDVLHMRYSHCTLLTKGQVTSRYYRFLTKAGGWVWMQSYATIVHNSRSSRPHCIVSVNYVLSDIEEKHLILNVDQGPPKHDVPAPSHVTPPPQPVRHTEKLNHIINENEFSTDSSGGYNYPEYSLPVIPPAYEPEEYNHNGTYQELFYNENYPEQEVLPNNYVYPQNQRPFSASSSSCSSVESSEVNQYNNYTNLISFYGHNGQQNGRPIENFQGSFGKMTPSPSVQEGGYTSVIVDNTQQFHHHGGSVNEFVH; encoded by the exons CTTGCCGCAAGGAAAGCGCGCGTCACCAGCCGCTGGACGCGGCGGCCATAATGAAAGAGAAGAGCAAAAACGCGGCGCGGTCCCGGCGCGAGAAGGAGAACGCAGAGTTCTTAGAGCTGGCGAAGTTACTACCACTTCCATCCGCCATCACCAGCCAGCTGGACAAGGCCTCCGTCATCCGGCTCACCACCAGCTACCTCAAGATGCGGCAGGTCTTCCCGGACG GTCTAGGCGACGCGTGGGGCGCGGCGCCTCCCCCGCCGCAGCCGCGGGAGCTGTCTATCAGGGAGCTGGGCTCACACCTACTGCAGACTCTCGACGGCTTCATCTTCGTCGTGGCTCCTGACGGCAAGATTATGTACATCAGTGAGACTGCTTCGGTGCACTTAGGGCTCAGTCAG GTGGAGCTGACTGGGAACTCCATCTACGAGTACATCCACCAGGCTGACCACGAGGAGATGAACGCTGTGCTCAGTCTGCAGCATCCACACTCCTACCTTGGACACCAGTACCCCTCACTGGG ATACCCAGTGGGTGGGTCGTGGGGACCAACTGTGGACATCGAATGTGAGCGAGCATTCTTCATCCGAATGAAGTGTGTGCTGGCCAAGAGGAACGCTGGTCTCACCACATCAGGGTATAAG GTAATCCACTGCTCGGGCTATCTGCGCGCGCGCCGGTTCGGTGAAGGCTCGGCACCGCTGGGGCTGGTCGCGGTGGGACACTCCCTCCCCCCCTCCGCCGTCACCGAGCTCAAACTCCACTCCAACATGTTCATGTTCCGAGCATCCCTGGACATGAGGCTCATATTCCTCGACGCCAG GGTGGCCTCGCTGACGGGGTACGAGCCCCAGGACCTGATAGAGAAGACCCTCTACCACTACATCCACGGGACAGACGTTCTGCACATGCGCTACTCACACTGTACAT TATTAACTAAAGGTCAAGTCACATCGCGTTACTACCGCTTCCTCACCAAGGCGGGCGGCTGGGTGTGGATGCAGAGTTACGCGACCATCGTGCACAACTCGCGCTCCTCGCGGCCACACTGCATCGTCTCCGTCAACTACGTGTTAAG CGACATAGAAGAAAAGCACCTAATACTGAACGTAGACCAGGGTCCGCCCAAGCACGACGTGCCGGCACCATCACACGTGACTCCACCACCACAACCAGTACGACACACTGAGAAGCTCAACCACATCATAAATGAGAACGAATTCAGCACAGACTCGAGCGGCGGTTACAACTACCCCGAGTACTCTCTACCAGTCATACCGCCAGCCTACGAACCTGAGGAGTACAACCACAACGGGACCTACCAAGAACTGTTCTACAACGAGAACTATCCCGAACAAGAAGTCCTCCCGAACAACTACGTCTATCCCCAGAACCAACGGCCTTTCTCAGCTAGTTCTTCCTCGTGCAGTTCCGTGGAGAGTTCCGAAGTGAACCAGTATAACAATTATACTAATTTGATATCTTTTTATGGGCATAACGGGCAGCAGAATGGGAGACCCATTGAGAACTTTCAAGGAAGTTTCGGGAAAATGACGCCGAGTCCTTCAGTACAGGAAGGTGGGTACACCAGTGTGATTGTGGACAATACGCAACAGTTCCATCACCATGGAGGGAGTGTTAATGAGTTTGTGCATTGA